In Thermosynechococcus sichuanensis E542, a single genomic region encodes these proteins:
- the ppc gene encoding phosphoenolpyruvate carboxylase — MTSVLDGTNRDRLIESESLAARTLQERLRLVEEVLVDVLAAESGQELVDLLRRLGALSSPEGHALHAPEGELLKVIESLELNQAIRAARAFNLYFQIINIVEQHYEQQYNRERSAQEGLRRRSVMSEPISGVSGEGFPLPHNAANATDVRSGPSERLEHSLYEAIPATQQYGSFAWLFPRLHTLNVPPRHIQKLLDQLDIKLVFTAHPTEIVRQTIRDKQRRVARLLEQLDVLEGASPHLTDWNAQTLRAQLMEEIRLWWRTDELHQFKPEVLDEVEYTLHYFKEVIFAVIPKLYRRLEQSLHETFPYLQPPRHNFCRFGSWVGGDRDGNPYVKPEVTWQTACYQRNLVLEEYIKSVERLINLLSLSLHWCDVLPDLLDSLEQDQRQLPSVYDQYAVRYRQEPYRLKLTYVLKRLQNTRDRNRTLQTYCIRRNEAEELNNGQFYRHGQEFLAELLLIQRNLKETGLTCRELDDLICQVEVFGFNLAALDIRQESTCHAEALNEITAYLGILPCPYTELSETERTRWLLSELSTRRPLIPGELPFSDRTNEIIETFRMVRQLQQEFGTDLCNTYIISMSHEVSDLLEVLLFAKEAGLFDPATGTSTLQAIPLFETVEDLKHAPAVLTEFFSLPFCRNYLASHSTPFLQEVMLGYSDSNKDSGFLSSNWEIYKAQQRLQKIAENFGFQLRIFHGRGGSVGRGGGPAYAAILAQPEQTIKGRIKITEQGEVLASKYSLPELALFNLETVATAVIQASLLRSSIDEIEPWHEIMEELAARSRRCYRHLIYEQPEFIEFFNEVTPIQEISQLQISSRPTRRGGKKTLESLRAIPWVFSWTQTRFLLPAWYGVGTALKEFLDEKPAEHLSLLRYFYYKWPFFRMVISKVEMTLAKVDLEIARYYVQELSQPHNREAFFRLYDQIAQEHRLTTELVLTITGHERLLDGDPALQRSVQLRNRTIVPLGFLQVSLLKRLRQHNSQTTSGAILRSRYGRGELLRGALLTINGVAAGMRNTG, encoded by the coding sequence ATGACATCAGTCCTCGATGGGACCAATCGCGATCGCTTAATTGAAAGTGAAAGCTTAGCAGCCCGCACCCTACAGGAACGTTTGCGACTGGTGGAAGAGGTCTTGGTGGATGTCTTGGCAGCAGAATCCGGTCAAGAATTGGTTGATCTATTGCGGCGCTTGGGTGCTCTTTCTTCGCCAGAAGGCCATGCGCTCCATGCCCCAGAAGGGGAACTGCTGAAGGTCATTGAATCCCTTGAACTCAATCAAGCCATCAGAGCGGCTCGCGCCTTTAACCTCTACTTTCAAATTATCAACATTGTCGAGCAGCACTACGAACAACAATACAATCGCGAACGATCTGCCCAAGAGGGATTGCGGCGCCGCAGTGTCATGAGTGAACCGATTTCCGGTGTCAGTGGTGAAGGCTTTCCCTTGCCCCATAATGCTGCCAATGCAACGGATGTGCGCAGTGGACCGAGTGAACGCCTAGAGCATAGTCTCTACGAAGCCATTCCCGCCACCCAACAATATGGTTCCTTTGCTTGGCTCTTTCCTCGGTTGCATACGCTCAATGTACCGCCGCGCCATATTCAAAAGCTGTTGGATCAACTGGACATTAAGCTGGTTTTCACCGCTCACCCGACGGAGATTGTGCGGCAAACGATTCGTGATAAGCAGCGGCGCGTTGCCCGCTTACTAGAACAACTGGATGTGCTAGAGGGGGCTTCTCCCCACCTGACGGACTGGAATGCCCAAACCCTGCGGGCACAATTGATGGAAGAAATTCGCCTCTGGTGGCGCACCGATGAACTGCACCAATTTAAGCCAGAGGTTCTTGATGAGGTGGAATACACGCTCCACTACTTCAAAGAGGTGATTTTTGCTGTTATTCCCAAGCTCTATCGCCGCCTGGAGCAATCACTCCATGAAACGTTTCCCTATTTGCAGCCCCCCCGGCACAATTTCTGTCGTTTTGGCTCTTGGGTGGGGGGCGATCGCGATGGCAATCCCTACGTCAAACCAGAAGTAACGTGGCAAACTGCCTGCTATCAGCGCAACCTAGTTCTTGAGGAGTACATTAAGTCCGTTGAGCGCTTAATCAATTTGCTGAGCTTGTCCCTACACTGGTGCGATGTACTGCCGGATTTGCTGGATTCCCTCGAGCAGGATCAACGGCAACTCCCCAGTGTCTATGACCAATATGCGGTGCGCTATCGGCAGGAACCCTACCGCCTCAAACTCACCTATGTGCTCAAACGGCTGCAAAATACCCGTGATCGCAACCGGACGCTGCAAACCTACTGCATTCGCCGCAATGAGGCGGAGGAGTTAAATAATGGACAGTTTTACCGCCACGGTCAAGAGTTTTTGGCAGAACTGCTACTGATTCAGCGCAACCTCAAGGAAACGGGACTCACCTGTCGCGAACTGGATGATTTGATTTGCCAAGTCGAGGTCTTTGGTTTTAACTTGGCTGCCTTGGATATTCGGCAGGAAAGCACCTGTCACGCTGAGGCGCTCAATGAAATTACTGCCTATTTGGGGATTCTCCCCTGTCCCTATACAGAACTGTCGGAAACGGAGCGCACGCGCTGGCTCCTCAGTGAACTCTCGACCCGTCGCCCCTTGATTCCGGGGGAACTCCCCTTTAGCGATCGCACCAATGAAATCATTGAAACATTCCGCATGGTGCGGCAACTTCAGCAGGAATTTGGCACGGATCTGTGCAACACCTACATCATCAGCATGAGCCACGAGGTCAGTGATCTCTTGGAGGTGCTGCTCTTTGCCAAGGAGGCTGGACTCTTTGATCCCGCCACAGGCACCAGTACCCTTCAGGCGATTCCCCTCTTTGAGACGGTTGAAGATCTCAAGCACGCCCCAGCGGTGCTCACGGAATTCTTTTCGCTTCCCTTTTGCCGCAACTATTTAGCAAGCCACAGTACCCCCTTTCTGCAAGAGGTGATGCTCGGCTATTCCGACAGCAACAAGGATTCGGGCTTCCTCAGTAGCAACTGGGAAATTTATAAGGCACAACAACGGCTGCAAAAGATTGCTGAGAATTTTGGCTTCCAACTGCGGATTTTCCACGGTCGGGGTGGCTCAGTGGGGCGGGGGGGTGGTCCTGCCTATGCGGCGATTTTGGCGCAGCCAGAGCAAACCATTAAGGGACGGATCAAGATTACTGAGCAGGGGGAGGTGCTGGCCTCTAAATACTCGTTGCCGGAGTTGGCGCTCTTTAACCTTGAAACGGTGGCCACAGCAGTCATCCAAGCCAGTTTGCTCCGCAGTAGTATTGATGAGATTGAGCCTTGGCACGAGATTATGGAGGAGCTAGCCGCGCGATCGCGCCGCTGCTATCGCCATCTCATCTATGAGCAGCCAGAATTCATTGAATTCTTTAATGAAGTCACTCCCATTCAAGAAATTAGCCAACTGCAAATTAGCTCCCGACCCACGCGGCGGGGAGGCAAGAAAACCCTTGAGAGTCTGCGGGCCATTCCTTGGGTTTTTAGTTGGACGCAAACCCGCTTCCTGCTGCCGGCTTGGTATGGTGTGGGCACGGCTCTAAAGGAGTTCCTCGACGAGAAACCGGCGGAGCATCTATCCTTGCTGCGCTACTTCTACTACAAGTGGCCCTTTTTCCGCATGGTGATCTCCAAGGTGGAGATGACCCTTGCCAAGGTGGATCTAGAAATTGCCCGCTATTATGTTCAAGAACTCAGCCAACCCCACAATCGTGAAGCTTTCTTCCGCCTCTACGATCAGATTGCTCAGGAACATCGCCTGACCACGGAATTGGTGCTCACGATTACTGGCCATGAGCGGCTACTCGATGGCGATCCGGCGCTCCAGCGATCGGTGCAACTGCGCAATCGCACCATTGTTCCCTTGGGGTTCCTGCAAGTCTCTCTCTTGAAACGGCTGCGCCAACACAACAGCCAAACCACTTCTGGAGCAATTCTCCGCTCCCGCTATGGCCGGGGTGAGTTGCTGCGGGGTGCCCTCTTGACAATTAATGGGGTGGCGGCAGGGATGCGCAATACAGGCTAA